A single region of the Epinephelus moara isolate mb chromosome 16, YSFRI_EMoa_1.0, whole genome shotgun sequence genome encodes:
- the LOC126402106 gene encoding uncharacterized protein LOC126402106: MKIDIPQSFKAENRLSGSLSLIFVTVAPGKQWVVELKKRMFLVMESPTMAVVGGNSGRGRGGERRCSVGTVCGVCGEVTTSAVAGGSHDPSRHGRPPERLALRAASFTILRLEEEVADLNGGPETDPTTPRAAGSESVEGQTGGEWTVCSRGNSSTGNSSTLKMLYLFSSWSSQGGACIGLDLARFFPCTVDHGSWLGVELLVLNLGFGLKVKVAKVALLLAHLGLAPSSSHGSSAGGCGAAAEEAGLDVAVAAGSSARS, encoded by the exons ATGAAGATTGACATCCCGCAGTCTTTTAAGGCAGAAAACAGACT GTCCGGGAGTTTATCTCTGATTTTTGTGACAGTGGCTCCTGGAAAACAGTGGGTGGTGGAATTAAAAAAGCGAATGTTCCTGGTTATGGAGTCACCCACTATGGCGGTGGTTGGGGGGAACAGTGGCCGAGGACGAGGGGGCGAGCGCCGCTGCTCTGTGGGGACTGTTTGCGGAGTGTGCGGAGAGGTCACAACCTCAGCGGTGGCTGGGGGCTCACACGACCCTTCACGGCATGGAAGACCGCCGGAGCGTCTCGCCCTGAGAGCAGCCTCCTTCACGATCCTGcgcctggaggaggaggtcgCGGACCTGAACGGGGGTCCCGAAACAGACCCCACAACCCCCCGGGCTGCTGGCAGTGAATCAGTCGAAGGGCAAACAGGAGGGGAATGGACAGTTTGCAGCAGAGGGAATTCCTCAACAGGGAATTCCTCAACACTCAAGATGTTATATCTGTTCTCCAGTTGGAGCTCACAAGGTGGAGCATGTATCGGGCTGGACCTCGCTCGCTTTTTTCCATGTACTGTGGACCATGGCTCTTGGTTGGGAGTGGAGTTGTTAGTTCTGAACCTCGGATTTGGACTGAAGGTGAAAGTAGCTAAAGTTGCACTGCTGCTCGCCCATTTAGGCTTGGCCCCCAGCAGCAGCCACGGGTCCTCCGCCGGAGGATGTGGGGCTGCAGCTGAGGAGGCCGGCCTGGATGTCGCTGTGGCGGCTGGATCATCAGCTCGGAGCTGA